The following are from one region of the Stigmatella ashevillena genome:
- a CDS encoding GNAT family N-acetyltransferase, with amino-acid sequence MTDAELAARLRANLLCFKRLQASGAPDWNLHLPGVWASVRPNTAQVLFLQQVLFWDVEALGASLGTLEGFFRGHGIPAWRVQVPSGELRAEDLLRQAGYRREEIFLAMGVAFADVPSDPPGSPLESLPSLEELIQLSAGVFGSDVSAQPWHRLPPPSLHAIALRKEGRVLACGLSLDEGDTAGIYLVATAPEARRQGLASEVMRGLLTGARERGLTAAVLQSTAMGHGVYQRLGFRTVGRWTNWVRRLEVSPPPG; translated from the coding sequence GTGACGGATGCTGAACTCGCCGCGCGATTGCGCGCCAACCTCCTCTGCTTCAAGCGCCTTCAGGCGTCGGGCGCACCGGACTGGAACCTTCACCTTCCGGGCGTCTGGGCCTCCGTCCGTCCCAACACGGCCCAGGTCCTCTTCCTGCAGCAGGTCCTCTTCTGGGATGTGGAGGCGCTGGGTGCTTCGCTGGGAACCCTCGAGGGCTTCTTCCGAGGCCACGGCATTCCCGCCTGGAGGGTGCAGGTCCCCTCTGGGGAACTCCGAGCCGAGGACCTCTTGCGCCAAGCCGGCTACCGCCGCGAGGAGATCTTCCTCGCCATGGGGGTGGCGTTCGCGGACGTGCCCTCCGACCCGCCGGGCTCTCCCCTGGAGTCCCTGCCTTCGCTGGAGGAACTCATCCAGTTGAGCGCCGGGGTTTTCGGCTCCGATGTCAGCGCCCAGCCGTGGCACCGCCTGCCCCCTCCCTCGCTGCATGCCATCGCCCTGCGCAAAGAGGGGCGGGTGCTCGCGTGCGGTCTGTCCCTGGACGAGGGCGACACCGCCGGCATCTACCTGGTGGCCACGGCCCCGGAAGCACGCCGTCAGGGGCTCGCTTCCGAGGTGATGCGGGGACTGCTGACGGGAGCCCGGGAACGAGGGCTCACCGCGGCCGTGCTCCAATCCACCGCCATGGGACACGGCGTCTACCAGCGCCTGGGTTTCCGCACCGTGGGCCGATGGACCAACTGGGTGCGCCGCCTGGAGGTGTCCCCCCCACCCGGCTAG
- a CDS encoding methyl-accepting chemotaxis protein, translating into MKWRPGRRSLLTKLYIAMGMVALPLLLLHPLYVLPAVRAQLREDRVRTLRSTVETAYGVLETYAAKVTTGELSREQAQAQAAQMLQGLRYGKVEYFWVNDLSTRLVMHPYLPAMLGQDMTGYRDARGKAVFVDIVQLAQAQGEGAIAYAATRPGSREPIPKESYVKLFAPWGWVLGTGVYVEDIDKEMAVMEERLMVTVGAVLFLVAGVGAVFSRRVVKPVRALSEAAKRVAAGDLNVTVPVDKEDEVGQLGHAFNTMVTGIRETVQGIASVAVSTVANADRIRRSADVLSMGTRQRSEQMQMVADAVQEMSHGISQGAQQALLTAQAAENNGRVASEGNDAVERASKKISELVQMVHRAAQMVARLQASSEVVGQMLQLIEDISTETNILAINTAIEAARAGESGKGFGVVAAEVRKLAERSRDVVQQIDHLLKQNQEETTAAALQMRQGTVKVEEGVRLSTATAEALERIVSGAKEIQTRVGILASEGTRQSSSGQALAKRIHTISASAADAVSGMEQIAQSVLDLHTQAQHLWTLAERFSPPEVQNPTVPPSQNV; encoded by the coding sequence ATGAAGTGGAGACCGGGACGCCGCAGCCTTCTCACGAAGCTCTACATCGCCATGGGCATGGTGGCCTTGCCTCTGCTCCTGCTCCACCCGCTCTATGTGCTCCCCGCCGTACGAGCCCAACTGCGCGAGGACCGGGTGCGCACGCTCCGCAGCACGGTGGAGACGGCCTATGGCGTGCTGGAGACGTACGCGGCGAAGGTCACCACGGGAGAGCTGTCACGGGAGCAGGCCCAGGCCCAGGCCGCGCAGATGCTCCAGGGGTTGCGCTACGGCAAAGTCGAATACTTCTGGGTGAATGATCTTTCGACACGGCTGGTGATGCACCCTTACCTGCCCGCCATGTTGGGCCAGGACATGACCGGGTACCGGGATGCGCGCGGCAAGGCCGTCTTCGTGGACATCGTCCAGTTGGCCCAGGCGCAGGGAGAAGGTGCCATCGCCTACGCCGCCACCCGCCCAGGCAGCCGGGAGCCCATTCCCAAGGAGTCCTACGTGAAGCTCTTCGCCCCCTGGGGGTGGGTGCTGGGCACGGGCGTGTACGTGGAGGACATCGACAAGGAGATGGCGGTGATGGAGGAGCGCCTGATGGTGACGGTGGGCGCGGTGCTGTTCCTCGTGGCGGGGGTGGGCGCGGTCTTCTCGCGGCGGGTGGTGAAACCCGTGCGCGCGCTGTCCGAAGCGGCGAAGCGCGTGGCCGCAGGGGACCTGAACGTCACGGTCCCCGTGGACAAGGAGGACGAGGTGGGCCAGTTGGGCCACGCCTTCAACACCATGGTGACGGGCATCCGGGAGACCGTGCAGGGCATCGCCTCGGTGGCGGTCTCCACGGTGGCCAACGCCGACCGCATCCGGCGCTCGGCGGATGTGCTGTCCATGGGAACCCGCCAGCGCTCCGAGCAGATGCAGATGGTGGCGGATGCCGTCCAGGAGATGAGCCATGGCATCTCCCAGGGCGCCCAGCAGGCGCTGCTCACCGCCCAGGCCGCCGAGAACAACGGCCGCGTGGCGTCGGAGGGCAACGATGCGGTGGAGCGCGCCTCGAAAAAAATCTCCGAGCTCGTCCAGATGGTGCACCGCGCGGCGCAGATGGTGGCGCGGCTCCAAGCCTCCAGCGAGGTGGTCGGGCAGATGTTGCAGCTCATCGAGGACATCTCCACCGAGACGAACATCCTGGCCATCAACACCGCCATCGAAGCGGCGCGCGCGGGCGAGAGCGGCAAGGGCTTCGGCGTGGTGGCCGCCGAGGTCCGCAAGCTCGCCGAGCGCTCGCGCGACGTGGTGCAACAGATCGACCACCTGTTGAAACAGAACCAGGAGGAGACCACGGCCGCGGCGCTCCAGATGCGTCAGGGCACCGTGAAGGTGGAGGAAGGGGTGCGGCTGTCCACCGCCACCGCGGAGGCCCTCGAGCGCATCGTCTCCGGCGCCAAGGAGATCCAGACGCGCGTGGGGATCCTCGCCTCCGAGGGGACGCGGCAGTCCAGCTCCGGCCAGGCCCTCGCCAAGCGCATCCACACGATTTCCGCCAGCGCGGCGGACGCCGTCTCGGGAATGGAGCAGATCGCCCAATCGGTGCTGGACCTGCACACCCAGGCCCAGCACCTGTGGACGCTGGCCGAGCGCTTCTCGCCCCCGGAGGTGCAGAACCCCACCGTTCCGCCCTCCCAGAACGTGTGA
- a CDS encoding cobalamin B12-binding domain-containing protein, translating into MHPSVETDPLLVLQKRYLTAQLAGNRREALRLIVDEGLLIGIPLQDLHLKIIQPAQYEIGRLWQENHISVAQEHLATAISQLALSHLYRHLPRDPSNGKVVMLSCVEGELHEVGARMAADFLEMAGFDVRFLGANVPSHHLVRMIREQPPDLLALSVTMTYHLPALRTAVEAVREAVPRLPIAVGGLAFNWAPGLERELGVSFFGKDARELVSSACKALGV; encoded by the coding sequence ATGCATCCGTCCGTGGAAACCGATCCTCTCCTCGTTCTCCAAAAGCGTTACCTCACCGCCCAGCTCGCGGGAAATCGCCGCGAGGCGCTGCGCCTCATCGTGGATGAAGGACTGCTGATCGGCATCCCCCTGCAGGATCTGCACCTCAAGATCATTCAGCCCGCACAGTACGAGATCGGCCGCCTCTGGCAGGAGAACCACATCTCCGTGGCCCAGGAGCACCTGGCCACCGCCATCTCACAGCTGGCCCTGTCTCATCTCTACCGGCACCTGCCCAGAGATCCGTCCAATGGAAAAGTGGTGATGCTCTCGTGCGTGGAAGGCGAGCTGCACGAGGTGGGGGCGCGCATGGCCGCGGACTTCTTGGAAATGGCTGGCTTCGACGTGCGCTTCCTGGGTGCCAACGTCCCCAGCCACCACCTGGTGCGGATGATCCGGGAGCAGCCCCCAGACCTGCTGGCCCTCTCCGTCACGATGACCTACCACCTGCCCGCACTTCGCACCGCCGTGGAGGCCGTCCGCGAGGCCGTGCCACGCCTGCCCATCGCTGTGGGCGGACTGGCCTTCAACTGGGCCCCGGGCCTGGAAAGGGAACTGGGCGTTTCCTTCTTTGGAAAAGACGCGCGCGAGCTGGTCTCCTCGGCCTGCAAGGCGCTGGGAGTCTGA
- a CDS encoding helix-turn-helix transcriptional regulator, giving the protein MDKELASTIGAAARAARTRLELTQADVAERIDVATEVYGRLERGGMLPSVQTLLKLCHELSVSSDELLGLTQISPVNRVSEAPSAPSERPEIRRLLRSMRQLDSGHIKLLGLVAKALLRR; this is encoded by the coding sequence ATGGACAAAGAACTCGCATCGACAATCGGCGCTGCGGCGCGTGCCGCCCGGACGCGCCTGGAGCTGACACAAGCGGACGTGGCGGAGCGCATCGACGTGGCGACAGAAGTGTATGGGCGTCTGGAGCGCGGAGGAATGCTTCCCAGCGTGCAGACCCTTCTGAAGCTCTGCCACGAGCTGAGCGTCTCCTCCGATGAGCTGCTGGGTCTGACGCAGATCAGCCCCGTCAACCGTGTCTCGGAGGCACCCTCCGCGCCTTCGGAGCGGCCGGAAATCCGCCGACTGCTGCGCAGCATGCGCCAGCTGGACTCGGGGCACATCAAGCTGCTGGGCCTGGTGGCCAAGGCGCTGCTGCGCCGGTGA
- a CDS encoding response regulator — translation MAEPFTATILNVNDDDATRYVASRILEMGGYRVIEASSGNEALKLAAQHRPDLIILDVRLPDILGYEVASRLRASPDTASISVLHTSATFVTSDKRVQGLDAGADGYLTQPFEPAELIATVRSLLRLRHAERELRVRADQLTAADRRKDEFLAMLAHELRNPLAAIMTAIGILERKPTDDVKEARMRSIIQRQTHHLARLVDDLLDVSRITRGKVELRRERLDTLSLLQQVISLIRPTAVGRGLRLESQLPEGPLWVEGDSTRLEQVFMNLLDNAAKYTDAGGSIFVHAYQEGVDGSARTVVRIRDTGIGIPSHKLPDIFELFAQADESLERSRGGLGIGLTLVRNLVELHGGTIGATSDGPGRGSEFVVKLPMAHSSAPQPGKPHPSAGHSLHRRILLVEDNSDARQALQDLLELWGHRVQVAQDGMEGLTLALEIRPDLALVDIGLPGLDGYRVAKELRARVGQNIRLVAITGYGGPEDRSRALQAGFDHHMVKPVRPDDLNQLLLNL, via the coding sequence GTGGCTGAGCCCTTCACCGCCACCATTCTCAATGTCAACGACGACGATGCCACCCGCTATGTCGCCAGCCGCATCCTCGAGATGGGAGGCTACCGGGTCATCGAAGCCAGCTCCGGCAACGAGGCCCTGAAGCTGGCCGCGCAGCACCGCCCGGACCTCATCATCCTGGACGTGAGGCTGCCGGACATCCTCGGCTATGAGGTGGCCTCGCGCCTGCGCGCCAGCCCGGACACGGCCTCCATCTCCGTGCTGCACACCTCCGCCACCTTTGTCACCTCGGACAAGCGCGTGCAGGGCCTGGATGCGGGCGCGGACGGCTACCTCACCCAGCCCTTCGAGCCCGCCGAGCTCATCGCCACGGTGCGCAGCCTGCTGCGCCTGCGCCACGCGGAGCGCGAGCTGCGCGTGCGCGCCGACCAGCTCACCGCCGCGGACCGCCGCAAGGACGAGTTCCTGGCCATGCTCGCCCACGAGCTGCGCAACCCCCTGGCCGCCATCATGACGGCCATCGGCATCCTCGAGCGCAAACCCACCGACGACGTCAAGGAAGCGCGGATGCGCTCCATCATCCAGCGGCAGACGCACCACCTGGCGCGCCTCGTGGACGACCTGCTGGACGTCAGCCGCATCACCCGCGGGAAGGTGGAGCTGCGCCGGGAGCGGCTGGACACCCTGTCCCTGCTCCAACAGGTCATCTCCCTCATCCGCCCGACGGCCGTGGGACGCGGCCTGCGCCTGGAGAGCCAGCTGCCCGAAGGCCCCCTGTGGGTGGAGGGCGACAGCACCCGCCTGGAGCAGGTCTTCATGAACCTGCTCGACAACGCGGCCAAGTACACGGATGCCGGAGGCAGCATCTTCGTCCACGCCTACCAGGAGGGGGTGGACGGAAGCGCGCGGACGGTGGTGCGCATCCGGGACACGGGCATTGGCATCCCCAGCCACAAGTTGCCCGACATCTTCGAGCTGTTCGCCCAGGCGGACGAATCCCTGGAGCGCTCCCGGGGAGGCCTCGGCATCGGGTTGACCCTGGTGCGCAACCTGGTGGAGCTGCACGGCGGGACCATTGGCGCCACCAGTGACGGACCGGGCCGCGGCAGCGAGTTCGTGGTGAAGCTGCCCATGGCTCACTCCAGCGCACCTCAGCCCGGCAAGCCGCACCCCTCCGCGGGCCACTCCCTCCATCGCCGCATCCTCCTCGTGGAGGACAACTCGGACGCACGCCAGGCGCTCCAGGACCTCCTGGAGTTGTGGGGCCACCGGGTGCAGGTCGCCCAGGATGGGATGGAAGGCCTGACCCTGGCCCTGGAGATCCGCCCGGACCTGGCCCTGGTGGACATCGGGCTGCCGGGGCTGGACGGATACCGCGTGGCGAAGGAGCTGAGGGCGCGGGTGGGCCAGAACATCCGCCTGGTGGCCATCACGGGCTACGGCGGCCCCGAGGATCGCTCGCGTGCGCTCCAGGCGGGTTTCGACCACCACATGGTCAAGCCGGTGAGACCGGATGATCTGAACCAGCTGCTGCTGAACCTGTAA
- a CDS encoding response regulator — translation MTAASFASRLLDALSREVALVCDPSGTITWMDPRAENILGAQKGKRLRGLAAQGTEEKVDRLLLQARDERVDGWELILCTSEHRPTTFAFRAQPLEGQVVMVGSLVPEDYGAALSQVSSSLSELSALHRETERQQRELQRRADELQRLNRELEESNRGVRSLHAALDEKAESLQRAAEVKGRVVANVSHEFRTPLHSILGLSKVLLNPLNGPLTTEQEKQVQFVRTSAEALYELVNDLLDLSKMEAGKAVLRPNRFVAGEFVSAMRGMMRPLLPPESSVEFIFPETPSTVELETDEAKLSQVLRNLVSNAVKFTEKGSIAITVAQGPRDTVSFSVKDTGIGIPPEYHERIFEEFIQVETPLHKKVKGTGLGLPLARRLTEMLGGTLTVQSVEGKGSTFTVTLPRVHPEVKEMAGLTERSQHLDPARAPVLVLEDDRQTLFLYEKYLERSGFQVVAVRSVEEARRTVQRIRPAAMVLDVMLEGETSWNFLAEMKSKEDTRDIPILVVTITDREQKARALGADEFWLKPVEPDHLLRKLEELAHRGPVERLLIIDDDEVHRYLLKQVLKDTSYVLMEASGGRDGIQLAQEKAPHLIFLDFLLQDMTAFDVLDELKADNRTRDIPVILHTSQELKENERTRLARETAAILAKHTLSREVAIARIRDALAKAGLGTRSDEKEVRRG, via the coding sequence ATGACGGCAGCCTCATTCGCCTCACGCCTGCTCGATGCCTTGAGCCGGGAAGTGGCGCTCGTGTGTGACCCCTCAGGAACCATCACCTGGATGGACCCTCGGGCGGAGAACATCCTCGGGGCACAGAAGGGCAAGCGGTTGAGGGGTCTCGCGGCCCAAGGGACCGAAGAGAAGGTGGACCGGCTTCTCCTTCAGGCGCGCGATGAGCGCGTGGATGGCTGGGAGCTCATCCTGTGCACCTCGGAGCACCGGCCAACCACCTTTGCCTTCCGCGCCCAACCCCTCGAAGGCCAGGTGGTGATGGTGGGCAGCCTGGTGCCAGAGGACTACGGCGCGGCGCTCTCCCAGGTCAGCTCCTCCTTGAGCGAGCTGTCCGCGCTCCACCGGGAGACGGAGCGCCAGCAGCGCGAACTCCAACGCCGCGCGGACGAGCTGCAGCGGCTCAACCGGGAGCTGGAGGAATCCAACCGCGGCGTGCGCAGCCTCCATGCCGCCCTGGACGAGAAGGCCGAGAGCCTCCAGCGGGCCGCCGAGGTGAAGGGCCGCGTGGTGGCCAACGTCAGCCACGAGTTCCGCACCCCGCTGCACTCCATCCTCGGCCTGTCCAAGGTGCTGCTCAACCCGCTCAACGGACCGCTCACCACCGAGCAGGAGAAGCAGGTTCAGTTCGTGCGCACCTCGGCCGAGGCGCTCTATGAGCTGGTGAATGACCTGCTGGACCTCTCCAAGATGGAGGCCGGCAAGGCGGTGCTGCGCCCCAACCGCTTCGTGGCCGGTGAATTCGTCAGCGCGATGCGCGGCATGATGCGGCCCTTGCTGCCACCGGAGTCTTCGGTGGAGTTCATCTTCCCGGAGACCCCTTCGACGGTGGAGCTGGAGACGGACGAGGCCAAGCTCAGCCAGGTGCTGCGCAACCTCGTCTCCAACGCGGTGAAGTTCACCGAGAAGGGCAGCATCGCCATCACCGTGGCCCAGGGCCCCCGCGACACCGTGTCCTTCTCCGTCAAGGACACCGGCATCGGCATCCCTCCGGAGTACCACGAACGGATCTTCGAGGAGTTCATCCAGGTGGAGACGCCACTGCACAAGAAGGTGAAGGGCACCGGCCTGGGCTTGCCCCTGGCGCGCCGCCTCACGGAGATGCTGGGTGGAACGCTCACCGTCCAGAGCGTGGAGGGCAAGGGCTCCACCTTCACCGTCACCCTTCCCCGGGTGCATCCCGAGGTGAAGGAGATGGCGGGGCTCACCGAGCGCAGCCAGCACCTGGATCCGGCGCGCGCGCCCGTGCTGGTGCTGGAGGACGACCGGCAGACGCTCTTCCTCTATGAAAAGTACCTGGAGCGCTCCGGCTTCCAAGTGGTCGCGGTGCGCTCCGTGGAGGAGGCCCGCCGCACCGTCCAGCGCATCCGCCCGGCGGCCATGGTGCTGGACGTGATGCTGGAGGGCGAGACGAGCTGGAACTTCCTCGCCGAGATGAAGAGCAAGGAGGACACCCGGGACATCCCCATCCTCGTGGTCACCATCACCGACCGCGAGCAGAAGGCGCGCGCCCTGGGCGCCGACGAGTTCTGGCTCAAGCCCGTGGAGCCCGATCATCTGCTGCGCAAGCTGGAGGAGCTGGCCCACCGCGGCCCCGTCGAGCGCCTGCTCATCATTGATGACGACGAGGTGCACCGCTATCTGCTCAAGCAGGTGCTCAAGGACACCTCCTATGTGCTGATGGAGGCCAGCGGAGGCCGGGATGGCATTCAACTGGCCCAGGAGAAAGCCCCCCACCTCATCTTCCTGGACTTCCTGTTGCAGGACATGACGGCGTTCGACGTGCTGGACGAGCTGAAGGCGGACAATCGCACGCGCGACATCCCCGTCATCCTCCACACCTCCCAGGAGCTGAAAGAGAACGAGCGTACGCGGCTGGCCCGGGAGACGGCGGCCATCCTCGCCAAGCACACGCTGAGCCGTGAAGTGGCCATCGCGCGAATCCGGGATGCCCTGGCCAAGGCAGGACTGGGGACGCGTTCCGATGAGAAGGAGGTACGCCGTGGCTGA